The Amycolatopsis viridis genome window below encodes:
- a CDS encoding 3-hydroxybutyryl-CoA dehydrogenase, with product MADIQRVGVVGAGLMGSGIAEVHARAGVDVTVAEVNQPALDAGRARIEKSLRRAVKAGKLADEDADAALGRLTFTTDLASFADRDLVIEAVLEQEQAKVEVFRSLDEIVERPDAIFASNTSSIPITRLGTATSRPQQVIGIHFFNPVPVLPLVELVPSLLTGEDTIERADAHVTGSLAKTVIRSPDRAGFVVNALLVPYLLSAIRMVESGVASAEDVDRGMELGTAHPMGPLRLSDLIGLDTVRAIADSMYAEFKEPLYAPPPLLLRMVDAGLLGKKSGRGFYTYG from the coding sequence ATGGCGGACATCCAGCGGGTGGGCGTGGTCGGAGCCGGGTTGATGGGCTCCGGGATCGCCGAGGTGCACGCACGGGCCGGTGTGGACGTGACGGTCGCCGAGGTGAACCAGCCTGCGCTGGACGCCGGCCGGGCCCGCATCGAGAAGTCGCTGCGGCGTGCCGTCAAGGCGGGCAAGCTCGCCGACGAGGACGCGGACGCGGCTCTCGGCCGCCTCACCTTCACCACCGATCTGGCGTCCTTCGCCGACCGCGACCTCGTGATCGAGGCCGTGCTCGAGCAGGAGCAGGCCAAGGTCGAGGTGTTCCGCTCGCTGGACGAGATCGTCGAGCGGCCGGACGCGATCTTCGCCTCCAACACCTCCTCCATCCCGATCACGAGGCTGGGCACCGCCACGAGCCGCCCGCAGCAGGTGATCGGCATCCACTTCTTCAACCCGGTCCCGGTGCTACCGCTGGTCGAGTTGGTGCCCTCGCTGCTGACCGGTGAAGACACGATCGAGCGCGCGGACGCGCACGTGACCGGGTCGCTGGCGAAGACCGTGATCCGCTCGCCGGACCGGGCCGGGTTCGTCGTGAACGCGCTGCTGGTGCCGTACCTGCTGTCGGCGATCCGGATGGTCGAGTCCGGCGTCGCGTCCGCCGAGGACGTCGACCGCGGCATGGAGCTGGGCACCGCGCACCCGATGGGGCCGCTGCGCCTGTCCGACCTGATCGGGTTGGACACCGTCAGGGCGATCGCGGACTCGATGTACGCCGAGTTCAAGGAGCCCCTCTACGCGCCGCCACCGCTGCTGCTGCGCATGGTCGACGCCGGGCTGCTGGGCAAGAAGAGCGGCCGCGGCTTCTACACCTACGGCTGA
- a CDS encoding Gfo/Idh/MocA family protein: MDEPLRVGLVGAGPWARTVHAPGLADHPATRLTAVFTRRAEAARELAQPYDADVCTSLDDLLGRVDAVAFAVPPATQAELAVEAAGAGKHLILEKPIAADVAGAERLAEAVSTAGVASLVMLTLRYATATRDWLAGLAAAGAWSGGGVRWLSGGLLGGPYASSPWRQADGGTLADVGPHAFDLLDAALGGIERVTSAHRGPHDLWHVVFEHEGGALSSATLSLRMPLRPTVVEFVVYGEHGYRTLGRQDGGAGQSFTAMLDDFAAMIDTGTTTHPCDVRRGLHLQRLLETARSLAA; the protein is encoded by the coding sequence GTGGACGAACCACTGCGCGTCGGGCTGGTCGGCGCGGGTCCGTGGGCCCGCACCGTGCACGCGCCCGGCCTGGCCGACCACCCCGCGACGCGGTTGACCGCGGTCTTCACCCGGCGTGCCGAGGCCGCCCGCGAACTGGCCCAGCCCTACGACGCCGACGTCTGCACCAGCCTGGACGACCTGCTTGGCCGGGTGGACGCCGTCGCGTTCGCGGTGCCGCCGGCGACGCAGGCGGAGCTGGCGGTCGAGGCGGCCGGGGCCGGCAAGCACCTCATCCTGGAGAAGCCGATCGCGGCCGATGTCGCGGGCGCCGAGCGGCTGGCCGAAGCGGTGTCCACGGCGGGTGTGGCGAGCCTGGTGATGCTCACCCTGCGCTACGCGACCGCGACCCGGGACTGGCTGGCCGGGCTCGCTGCGGCCGGCGCCTGGAGCGGCGGCGGGGTGCGGTGGCTGTCGGGCGGCCTGCTCGGCGGGCCGTACGCCTCGTCGCCGTGGCGGCAGGCGGACGGCGGCACGCTCGCCGATGTCGGGCCGCACGCGTTCGACCTGCTCGACGCCGCGCTCGGCGGGATCGAGCGGGTGACGTCCGCGCACCGCGGGCCGCACGACCTCTGGCACGTGGTGTTCGAGCACGAGGGCGGTGCGCTGAGCTCGGCGACGTTGTCCCTGCGGATGCCCCTGCGGCCGACGGTGGTCGAGTTCGTCGTGTACGGCGAGCACGGCTACCGCACGCTGGGCCGCCAGGACGGCGGAGCGGGCCAGTCGTTCACCGCGATGCTGGACGACTTCGCGGCGATGATCGACACCGGCACCACCACCCACCCCTGCGACGTCCGCCGCGGCCTGCACCTCCAGCGGTTGCTGGAGACTGCCCGGTCGCTCGCCGCCTAG
- a CDS encoding helix-turn-helix transcriptional regulator — MSVEATTERVLRLLALLQRRPSWTAAELAAELGVTDRCVRRDVERLRAVGYPVHATAGVGGGYQLGAGTRLPPLLLDDEEAIATAVSLRLATGGTVVGAGEAALRVLAKLDQVMPPRLRAEVRAVHGATETLAAAGVEIDAELLVTLARACRDAVRVRFRYADRRGAEAERTVEPVRMVATNRRWYLMAWDVDRDDWRTFRLDRMHEVVATTWRFRPRQHPDPVAYVQRSVTAAPYRYLARVRLHATAEEVRDLVPPQIGRVEEDRDGWCVLLAGGDDPDWLAVHVARLGFEAEILEPPELRAAAARLAERVAAMATRGG; from the coding sequence ATGAGCGTGGAAGCGACCACCGAACGGGTGCTGCGGTTGCTGGCACTGCTACAGCGGCGGCCGTCGTGGACCGCGGCCGAGCTCGCCGCCGAGCTGGGTGTCACCGACCGGTGCGTGCGCCGCGACGTGGAACGGCTGCGCGCGGTGGGCTACCCGGTGCACGCGACCGCGGGCGTCGGCGGCGGGTACCAGCTCGGCGCGGGCACGCGGTTGCCTCCGCTGCTGCTGGACGACGAGGAAGCGATCGCGACGGCCGTGTCGCTGCGGCTGGCCACCGGCGGGACGGTCGTCGGTGCCGGTGAGGCGGCACTGCGGGTGCTCGCCAAGCTCGACCAGGTCATGCCGCCGCGACTGCGCGCGGAGGTGCGGGCGGTGCACGGCGCCACCGAGACGCTGGCCGCTGCGGGAGTGGAGATCGACGCCGAGCTGCTGGTCACCCTCGCCCGCGCCTGCCGGGACGCGGTGCGGGTGCGGTTCCGCTACGCGGACCGCCGCGGCGCGGAAGCGGAGCGGACGGTCGAGCCGGTGCGGATGGTCGCCACCAACCGCCGCTGGTACCTGATGGCCTGGGACGTCGACCGGGACGACTGGCGCACCTTCCGGCTGGACCGGATGCACGAGGTGGTGGCCACGACCTGGCGGTTCCGGCCGCGGCAGCACCCGGACCCGGTCGCCTACGTGCAGCGGTCGGTCACCGCGGCGCCGTACCGCTACTTGGCCCGGGTGCGGCTGCACGCGACGGCCGAGGAGGTGCGGGACCTGGTGCCGCCGCAGATCGGGCGCGTCGAGGAGGACCGCGACGGGTGGTGCGTGCTCCTGGCGGGTGGGGACGATCCGGACTGGCTGGCCGTGCACGTCGCCCGGCTCGGGTTCGAGGCCGAAATCCTCGAACCGCCGGAGCTGCGCGCGGCCGCGGCCCGCCTCGCCGAACGCGTCGCGGCAATGGCCACCCGAGGCGGGTGA
- a CDS encoding DinB family protein, whose translation MNWNPLLREQITAHWSTQLRDRLEGLTDDEYFWEPAPGCWSVRPRGTSTAPVQAGSGSMTIDFAMPQPEPAPVTTIAWRLGHVIVGILATRNALHFGRTPTDYQSFEYAPGAKEALAQLDEEYATWVAGVESLGEAGLARPCGEAEGPFAEQPMAALVLNIHRELIHHLSEVCLLRDLHLHTRTRPEAN comes from the coding sequence ATGAACTGGAACCCGCTGCTGCGCGAGCAGATCACCGCGCACTGGAGCACGCAGCTGCGCGACCGCCTGGAGGGCCTCACCGACGACGAGTACTTCTGGGAGCCCGCCCCCGGGTGCTGGAGTGTGCGCCCGCGCGGCACGAGCACCGCGCCGGTGCAGGCCGGATCCGGGTCGATGACCATCGACTTCGCGATGCCGCAACCCGAGCCCGCGCCGGTCACCACGATCGCGTGGCGGCTGGGGCACGTGATCGTCGGCATCCTCGCGACCCGCAACGCCCTGCACTTCGGCCGCACGCCCACCGACTACCAATCCTTCGAGTACGCACCCGGTGCGAAGGAAGCACTGGCCCAGCTCGACGAGGAGTACGCCACCTGGGTGGCCGGTGTCGAATCCCTCGGCGAGGCCGGCCTCGCGCGCCCGTGCGGCGAGGCGGAGGGACCGTTCGCCGAGCAGCCGATGGCGGCGCTGGTCCTGAACATCCACCGCGAACTGATCCACCACCTGTCCGAGGTGTGCCTGCTGCGCGACCTGCACCTGCACACCCGGACCCGTCCGGAGGCGAACTGA
- a CDS encoding VOC family protein: protein MARDLQITFDCADPAGLAVFWAEALGYQVQGPPAGFESWEQALDAMGVPPERRNDASAVVDPDGAGPRLFFQRVPEGKQVKNRVHLDVRAAPGLQGDERMAALEAEADRLVAHGAKRLERFEPHPPLGAGHLVMADPEGNEFCLD, encoded by the coding sequence ATGGCACGCGACCTACAGATCACCTTCGACTGCGCCGACCCCGCGGGGCTGGCCGTGTTCTGGGCCGAGGCGCTCGGCTACCAGGTGCAGGGCCCGCCCGCCGGGTTCGAGTCGTGGGAGCAGGCGCTCGACGCGATGGGCGTGCCCCCGGAACGGCGCAACGACGCCTCCGCCGTGGTCGACCCGGACGGCGCCGGGCCACGGCTGTTCTTCCAGCGGGTGCCCGAAGGCAAGCAGGTGAAGAACCGGGTGCACCTGGACGTGCGCGCCGCTCCCGGTCTCCAGGGCGACGAGCGGATGGCTGCGCTGGAAGCGGAGGCCGACCGGCTGGTCGCCCACGGCGCGAAGCGCCTCGAACGCTTCGAGCCGCACCCGCCGTTGGGCGCCGGGCACCTCGTCATGGCCGACCCGGAGGGCAACGAGTTCTGCCTGGACTGA
- the arfB gene encoding alternative ribosome rescue aminoacyl-tRNA hydrolase ArfB, translated as MTTPGSDLHVSRRLVIPAAELRERFSRSSGPGGQGVNTTDSRVELSFDVARSPAIPEDLRPRLLERLRSRLTDGVLTIAASEHRAQLANREAARERLAAALRAAAAPPPPPRRPTKPSRGAKERRLAAKKRRSDVKRGRRGQYGD; from the coding sequence GTGACCACCCCCGGTTCTGACCTGCACGTGTCCCGGCGGCTGGTGATCCCGGCCGCCGAGCTGCGCGAACGCTTCTCGCGCTCGTCCGGGCCGGGCGGCCAGGGCGTCAACACCACGGACTCGCGGGTCGAGCTGTCGTTCGACGTGGCCCGGTCCCCCGCGATCCCGGAGGACCTGCGGCCGCGGCTGCTGGAGCGGTTGCGGTCCCGGCTGACCGACGGCGTGCTCACCATCGCGGCCAGTGAACACCGCGCCCAGCTGGCCAACCGGGAGGCCGCGCGGGAGCGGCTGGCCGCGGCCCTGCGCGCGGCGGCCGCACCGCCCCCGCCACCCCGGCGCCCCACCAAACCGTCGCGTGGCGCGAAGGAGCGACGGCTGGCGGCGAAGAAGCGCCGGAGCGACGTGAAACGCGGCCGCCGCGGCCAGTACGGCGACTAG
- the purM gene encoding phosphoribosylformylglycinamidine cyclo-ligase — MSESTSATYAAAGVDIEAGDQAVELLKPHAERASRPEVLGGVGGFAGLFSLKLDRWKEPVLASSTDGVGTKIAVAQALDKHDTVGIDLVAMVVDDLVVTGAEPLFLQDYIAVGKVVPEKIAALVAGIAEGCVQAGCALLGGETAEHPGLMGEHDYDISATGVGVVEASEVLGPERVRPGDVVIGMGASGLHSNGYSLARHVLLEIARMPLEGHVEEFGRTLGEEMLEPTRIYAKDCLALAAEADVRTFAHVTGGGLEANLARVIPAGLRAELERSTWTPAPVFALIQQRGKVDRAEMEKTFNMGVGMVAVVGSEDVDRALAVLTARHVPAWVLGEIRTTEDSDAPRAVLSGDHPRF, encoded by the coding sequence GTGAGCGAGTCCACCAGCGCCACCTACGCCGCCGCCGGCGTCGACATCGAGGCCGGTGACCAGGCCGTCGAGCTGCTGAAGCCGCACGCGGAGCGCGCGAGCCGGCCCGAGGTGCTGGGCGGGGTCGGCGGGTTCGCCGGGTTGTTCTCGCTCAAGCTCGACCGGTGGAAGGAGCCGGTGCTCGCTTCTTCCACCGACGGCGTGGGCACGAAGATCGCGGTCGCGCAGGCGCTCGACAAGCACGACACGGTCGGCATCGATCTCGTCGCGATGGTCGTGGACGACCTGGTGGTGACCGGCGCCGAGCCGCTGTTCCTGCAGGACTACATCGCGGTCGGCAAGGTGGTGCCGGAGAAGATCGCCGCGCTGGTCGCCGGCATCGCCGAGGGCTGCGTCCAGGCGGGCTGTGCGCTGCTGGGCGGCGAGACCGCCGAGCACCCGGGCCTGATGGGCGAGCACGACTACGACATCTCCGCCACGGGGGTGGGCGTGGTCGAGGCGTCCGAGGTGCTCGGGCCGGAGCGGGTGCGCCCGGGTGACGTGGTCATCGGCATGGGCGCGTCCGGGCTGCACTCCAACGGCTACTCGCTGGCCCGGCACGTGCTGCTGGAGATCGCCCGGATGCCGCTGGAGGGGCACGTCGAGGAGTTCGGCCGCACCCTCGGCGAGGAGATGCTCGAACCGACCCGCATCTACGCCAAGGACTGCCTGGCCCTCGCCGCCGAGGCCGACGTCCGCACTTTCGCGCACGTCACCGGGGGCGGTCTGGAGGCGAACCTGGCGCGGGTGATCCCCGCCGGGCTGCGCGCCGAGCTGGAACGCAGCACGTGGACGCCGGCGCCGGTGTTCGCGTTGATCCAGCAGCGCGGCAAGGTCGACCGGGCCGAGATGGAGAAGACGTTCAACATGGGCGTCGGTATGGTCGCGGTGGTCGGGTCCGAGGACGTCGACCGCGCGCTGGCCGTGCTCACCGCCCGGCACGTGCCGGCCTGGGTGCTGGGCGAGATCCGCACGACCGAGGACAGCGACGCACCGCGCGCCGTGCTGAGCGGTGACCACCCCCGGTTCTGA
- the purF gene encoding amidophosphoribosyltransferase, with translation MVSHHIDDQPEREPREECGVFGVWAPGEEVAKMAYYGLYALQHRGQEAAGISVSDGKQIVVFKDLGLVSQVFDEQVLSSLQGHIAVGHCRYSTTGSSTWENAQPMFRHTATGSGISFAHNGNLVNAAELRDRTRAAGLKPHGELTGSSSDSDLVVGLLADAAADKGTEAAALELLPTLRGAFCLVFADESTLYAARDPHGVRPLVLGRLERGWVVASETAALDIVGASFVREVEPGELIAIDAEGLRSARFASPEPKGCIFEYVYLARPDTSIAGRSVHGTRVEIGKRLAAEHPAEADLVIPVPESGTPAAIGYAQASGIPYGQGLVKNGYVGRTFIQPSQTIRQLGIRLKLNPLRDVIRGKRLVVVDDSIVRGNTQRALVRMLREAGAVAVHVRIASPPVRWPCFYGIDFASRAELVANGADLEGIRRLIGADSLGYVSLDSLVAASEQPKTRLCTACFDGQYPIPLPDDALIGKYVLEGLDSADAAARTVTQAGYGAEDAVRRP, from the coding sequence GTGGTTTCCCACCACATCGACGACCAGCCCGAACGTGAACCGCGAGAAGAGTGCGGTGTCTTCGGCGTCTGGGCCCCCGGTGAAGAAGTCGCCAAGATGGCCTACTACGGCCTGTACGCGCTTCAGCACCGCGGGCAAGAAGCCGCCGGCATCTCGGTCTCCGACGGCAAGCAGATCGTGGTCTTCAAGGACCTCGGCCTGGTCAGCCAGGTGTTCGACGAGCAGGTGCTCTCCTCGTTGCAGGGGCACATCGCGGTCGGGCACTGCCGGTACTCCACCACCGGGTCCTCGACCTGGGAGAACGCCCAGCCGATGTTCCGGCACACCGCGACCGGCAGCGGCATCTCCTTCGCCCACAACGGCAACCTGGTCAACGCCGCCGAGCTGCGGGACCGCACCCGCGCCGCGGGGCTCAAGCCGCACGGCGAGCTGACCGGTTCCTCCAGCGACTCCGACCTGGTCGTCGGGTTGCTCGCGGACGCCGCCGCGGACAAGGGCACCGAGGCCGCGGCCCTGGAACTGCTGCCCACCCTGCGCGGCGCGTTCTGCCTGGTCTTCGCCGACGAGTCGACGCTCTACGCGGCGCGCGACCCGCACGGCGTGCGGCCGCTGGTGCTGGGCCGGCTCGAGCGCGGCTGGGTGGTGGCGAGCGAAACCGCCGCCCTGGACATCGTGGGCGCGTCGTTCGTCCGCGAGGTCGAGCCCGGTGAGCTGATCGCGATCGACGCCGAGGGCCTGCGGTCCGCGCGTTTCGCCAGCCCGGAACCCAAGGGCTGCATCTTCGAATACGTGTACCTGGCCCGCCCGGACACCTCCATCGCCGGCCGCAGCGTGCACGGCACCCGCGTCGAGATCGGCAAACGGCTCGCGGCCGAGCACCCGGCGGAGGCCGACCTGGTCATCCCGGTGCCGGAGTCCGGCACGCCCGCCGCGATCGGCTACGCGCAGGCGTCCGGCATCCCGTACGGCCAGGGCCTGGTCAAGAACGGCTACGTCGGCCGCACCTTCATCCAGCCGTCGCAGACCATCCGCCAGCTGGGCATCCGGTTGAAGCTGAACCCGCTGCGCGACGTCATCCGCGGCAAGCGGCTGGTCGTGGTGGACGACTCGATCGTCCGCGGCAACACCCAGCGCGCCCTGGTGCGGATGCTGCGCGAGGCCGGCGCCGTCGCGGTGCACGTCCGGATCGCGTCGCCGCCGGTGCGGTGGCCGTGCTTCTACGGCATCGACTTCGCCTCGCGTGCCGAACTCGTGGCCAACGGCGCCGACCTGGAGGGCATCCGCCGCCTGATCGGCGCGGACTCGCTGGGCTACGTGTCGCTGGACAGCCTGGTCGCGGCCTCCGAACAGCCCAAGACCCGGTTGTGCACGGCCTGCTTCGACGGCCAGTACCCGATCCCGCTGCCCGACGACGCCCTCATCGGCAAGTACGTGCTGGAGGGACTGGACTCCGCGGATGCGGCTGCCCGGACGGTCACCCAGGCCGGGTACGGTGCTGAGGATGCCGTCCGGCGTCCGTGA
- a CDS encoding DUF397 domain-containing protein, with protein sequence MADQFVNGMPAGGLTSATWRKSARSGANGNCVEVARLTADTFAVRNSRFPDGPALIYTRDEMAAFVAGAKDGEFDDVLH encoded by the coding sequence ATGGCTGACCAGTTCGTGAACGGGATGCCCGCCGGCGGTCTGACCAGCGCGACCTGGCGCAAGAGCGCGCGCAGCGGGGCCAACGGCAACTGCGTCGAAGTCGCCCGGCTCACCGCGGACACCTTCGCCGTCCGGAACTCGCGCTTCCCGGACGGGCCGGCACTCATCTACACCCGGGACGAGATGGCAGCCTTCGTCGCGGGCGCGAAGGACGGCGAGTTCGACGATGTCCTCCACTGA
- a CDS encoding helix-turn-helix domain-containing protein: MAPIDLPGSEPGTGPTARRMILGTQLRRLREKAGITRATAAWEIRASESKISRMELGRVGFKERDVTDLLTMYGVHDPAERAWAVQMVKESNQPGWWQPYNDLVPSWFDNYIGLEEAAFRIRTYELMFVPGLLQTERYARAVVSHGDPDSRDEDTERKVGLRMRRQKVLTGPKPPRVWAVLDAAVLERPIGGAGVLREQIDKLLELTELPHIALQIVPFDLSGFAAESAFSLLQFAEPDLPNIAYVEHLNGASYLEKPEDLEVYGRAFDRLTVDAETPDRTRQMLLKKRAEL, encoded by the coding sequence ATGGCTCCCATCGACCTCCCCGGCTCCGAACCGGGCACCGGCCCGACCGCGCGCCGGATGATCCTCGGCACCCAGCTGCGCCGCCTCCGCGAGAAGGCCGGCATCACGCGGGCCACGGCGGCGTGGGAGATCCGCGCGTCCGAGTCGAAGATCAGCCGGATGGAGCTCGGCCGGGTCGGGTTCAAGGAACGCGACGTCACCGACCTGCTGACGATGTACGGCGTGCACGACCCGGCCGAGCGCGCGTGGGCCGTGCAGATGGTCAAGGAGTCCAACCAGCCCGGCTGGTGGCAGCCCTACAACGACCTGGTGCCCAGCTGGTTCGACAACTACATCGGGCTGGAGGAGGCCGCCTTCCGCATCCGCACCTACGAGCTGATGTTCGTGCCCGGCCTGCTGCAGACCGAGCGGTACGCGCGGGCGGTGGTCAGCCACGGCGACCCGGACAGCCGGGACGAGGACACCGAACGCAAGGTGGGCCTGCGGATGCGCCGCCAGAAGGTGCTGACCGGCCCGAAACCGCCGCGGGTGTGGGCTGTCCTCGACGCGGCCGTCCTGGAACGCCCGATCGGGGGTGCCGGTGTGCTGCGCGAGCAGATCGACAAGCTCCTGGAGCTGACCGAACTGCCGCACATCGCGCTGCAGATCGTCCCGTTCGACCTGAGCGGGTTCGCGGCGGAAAGCGCCTTCTCGCTGCTCCAGTTCGCCGAGCCGGACCTGCCGAACATCGCCTACGTGGAGCACCTCAACGGCGCGTCCTACCTGGAGAAACCGGAAGACCTCGAGGTGTACGGCCGCGCCTTCGACCGGCTCACGGTGGACGCGGAGACCCCGGATCGCACGCGTCAGATGCTGCTGAAGAAGCGGGCCGAGCTCTGA
- a CDS encoding sterol carrier family protein yields MPAPRPVDPAELRTALQAVSAWLSGEAGQPARPALAAAVRLSLRTLAQDAPGRSVEVRVPPFAAVQCVEGPRHTRGTPPNVVETDPRTWLELATGRLEWTDALREGRVTASGTRADLGHWLPLVRL; encoded by the coding sequence ATGCCCGCACCGCGTCCGGTTGACCCTGCCGAATTGCGTACCGCCCTGCAGGCCGTTTCGGCTTGGTTGAGCGGAGAAGCCGGCCAGCCCGCCCGGCCGGCACTGGCCGCCGCCGTCCGGCTGAGCCTGCGCACCCTCGCCCAGGACGCGCCCGGCCGCAGCGTGGAGGTGCGCGTGCCCCCGTTCGCGGCCGTGCAGTGCGTCGAGGGGCCACGCCACACCCGCGGGACGCCGCCGAACGTGGTCGAGACCGACCCGCGGACCTGGCTGGAGCTGGCCACCGGACGTCTGGAGTGGACGGACGCGCTGCGGGAGGGCCGGGTCACCGCGTCCGGGACCCGGGCCGACCTCGGGCACTGGTTGCCGCTGGTGCGGCTGTAA
- a CDS encoding type VII secretion system-associated protein, whose product MAQRDEADRLLPNPQPEHKPGKPKITEEMRANARANPNSWLYVIDEAFDPHGPVPSWAVVGAYPVNGSGDIVEDFHPNDRYRPSPKALGFPEPRNDLERLLQLVRTNHRPASDLPPVILDATLFVYALAPMQRTVIGFHNTDGRVLVPAYTAKSLVPPEWPHARAVLGRDMVPLLAGHAVAINPHDVVTAVVPAEHLVAALEQEQKD is encoded by the coding sequence ATGGCGCAGCGGGACGAGGCAGATCGGCTTCTACCCAATCCTCAGCCCGAGCACAAGCCGGGCAAGCCCAAGATCACCGAGGAGATGCGCGCCAACGCCAGGGCGAACCCGAACAGCTGGCTCTACGTGATCGACGAGGCGTTCGACCCGCACGGGCCGGTGCCGTCGTGGGCCGTCGTCGGGGCCTACCCGGTGAACGGGAGCGGCGACATCGTGGAGGACTTCCACCCCAACGATCGTTACCGGCCGTCGCCCAAGGCCCTCGGTTTCCCGGAACCGCGCAACGACCTGGAGCGCCTGCTGCAGCTGGTGCGGACCAATCACCGGCCGGCGAGCGACCTGCCGCCGGTGATCCTCGACGCCACGCTGTTCGTCTACGCGCTGGCCCCCATGCAGCGGACGGTCATCGGGTTCCACAACACCGACGGCCGCGTCCTCGTGCCGGCCTACACCGCCAAGTCGCTGGTGCCGCCGGAGTGGCCGCACGCCCGCGCGGTGCTCGGCCGCGACATGGTGCCGCTGCTCGCCGGGCACGCGGTCGCGATCAACCCGCACGACGTGGTGACCGCGGTCGTCCCGGCCGAGCACCTGGTGGCCGCGCTCGAGCAAGAGCAAAAAGACTAA
- a CDS encoding lysozyme: protein MGVAVRLWSSELRLGTLLVSVALGTTALCGAGASTASTPDYSKAEGTFAGSQIAAVEGTGDPPRFAADAGALGHDVSGHQGEVNWPGAWGAGGRFVYVKATEGTGFINKQFAQQYNGSYQVGMVRGAYHFARPDVSGGRAQAEYFLAHGGGWSPDGRTLPGALDAEYNPYGDACYGLDPARMVAWLREFSDTYHARTGRFPVIYTSTNWWNRCTGNNAEFAQSNPLWIARYQPTIGPLPAGWTRQFIWQFADSGALPGDQNLFNGALDQVKGFAANN from the coding sequence ATGGGAGTCGCCGTGCGATTGTGGAGTTCTGAACTGCGCCTGGGCACGCTCCTCGTGTCCGTGGCATTGGGGACGACGGCGCTGTGCGGAGCCGGGGCGTCCACCGCGTCCACACCGGACTACTCGAAGGCGGAGGGCACCTTCGCCGGATCGCAGATCGCCGCGGTCGAAGGCACCGGGGACCCGCCCCGGTTCGCCGCGGACGCCGGGGCCCTCGGGCACGACGTGAGCGGGCACCAGGGCGAGGTGAACTGGCCGGGCGCCTGGGGAGCGGGCGGCCGGTTCGTCTACGTCAAGGCGACCGAGGGCACCGGCTTCATCAACAAGCAGTTCGCCCAGCAGTACAACGGCTCCTACCAGGTCGGCATGGTCCGCGGCGCCTACCACTTCGCGCGCCCGGACGTGTCCGGCGGCCGCGCGCAGGCCGAGTACTTCCTCGCGCACGGCGGCGGCTGGTCGCCGGACGGGCGGACGCTGCCCGGCGCGCTCGACGCGGAGTACAACCCGTACGGCGACGCCTGTTACGGGCTCGACCCGGCGCGGATGGTGGCCTGGCTGCGCGAGTTCTCCGACACCTACCACGCCCGCACCGGGCGATTCCCGGTCATCTACACGTCCACCAACTGGTGGAACCGGTGCACCGGGAACAACGCGGAGTTCGCGCAGTCGAACCCGTTGTGGATAGCGCGGTACCAGCCGACGATCGGTCCGTTGCCCGCCGGCTGGACGCGCCAGTTCATCTGGCAATTCGCGGACTCGGGCGCGCTGCCCGGTGACCAGAATCTGTTCAACGGCGCACTGGACCAGGTCAAGGGATTCGCCGCGAACAACTAA